The following DNA comes from Candidatus Methylacidiphilum fumarolicum.
TAGTGATTTCTACACCAAATTTGGTGAATCTCAAATCACGGATGCGTTTTTTTTCATTTGGTTTTTGGAACCTCTTTGGCCCTTTGCCATTCGATCGCATCCAAAGGGAAGATACTGATGGGCATATAAGCCCAGTCCACTTTTTCTATCTTGTTCATGGCCTCCATGAAGCTGGATTTTCCAAGATAGAAATTTCCGTAGATAAATACCAAAGGTCATCGATGATTGCTCTTTCCTTCTTTTATCTGCCGATTAAATTCTTTGGAGCCATTTCATTTTTTAAAGAACAAGCTAAGTACCGGACTATTCAAAAAGAAAACCTCCCCTATGTCACTCTTGTCAATACGCTCGACTTAATGCTTGGACGAACGGTTATTGCTACGGGTATGAAGCTTTATGATAGATAACGTAATGATGAACCCCTTGCGAATAGCAATCGTTACAATGGAATATGGATATGAGGGAGGAGCCGAGCGATTTGTATGGCAGGTCACAGAACGAATCAGCCGTCTTCCTTTTATTGAAGTGAATCTTTTTGCTGCTCGATGGAAAGAAACTAATCCCAGGATTATTTGTCATAAAGTGCCTATTTTGAAAATCGGTCGATGCTCTACTCGGTTGTCTTTCTGTTGGAATGCACATCAAATGGTTCAGAATGGAAAATACGACCTTGTTCATTGCCATGATTTGGTTGCTAACTGTGATGTCATTACTTTTGGAGTGCCACATTTGTTCTGGGTAAAAGAAATTCAGAAAAAAAATATGCTTTCTCCCTATAACCATTTGATTCGATGGCTTGAAAAAAAAACACTCTATTCTAAGACCCTTTCTTGGATTTTACCTAATTCTCAGCGTGCCAAAACTGCTTTCGCTCAGTATTATCCGGATCTTCTCTCAAAGGTGCAAGTCGTAAGCCCCGGGGTGGAGTTCGATCGGTTTTGTCAGGATAGGGATAGAGCTGAACTGAGAGAGAAAATATTGAATAGATTTGGATGGCACCCGCAGCATCTTCTTGGGCTATTTGTTGGAAATAACTGGAAACTGAAAGGATTGCCTCAAATCTGTCTTGGTATAGCTGAAGCAAAAAAAAAAGGGCTGATAATCAATCTTTTAGTCGTTGGGAGAGGGGATCACGAAGCGATGGGCTCTTTTTTGAGGGCAAAAGGAATTGCCAATCAGGTAGGGTTCATAGGCTTGGTTTCTGAGGAAATCGAAAATTTTTATAAAGCTGCTGATTTTCTTATTCTTCTTTCTCAATTTGAGAGTTTTGGGATGGTGGTCTTAGAAGCTATGGCCTCGGCTCTGCCAGTTATTTTATCAGCTGATATTGGAGCATGGGATGTTGCAATAGAAGGGGTCAATGCTCTGAAGATTGTCAATGCAGAAGATCCACAAGAAATAGCGATGGCTTATAGCAAACTTTCTGATCCGTTGGTAAGAAAAACAATGGGGCATAATGCTCGCGAAACAGCAAAAAAGTACGATTGGAGCAAAGTTGCAGAGGCAACACTACGTATTTATTCTTTAGTTTTAAAAGAAAAAAAGCTTGTTCAGCAATCTGATCGGATCATCAGGAACGTTGGATTGAGCATGGACTAAAATCAAATTTTTCTTCTATCTTCAATAAGGCTTCGGTAATTCCTAAAGAAGCTTCTTTTTTGGCTACATAACCACCTTGCTTGATAACCTTTTCTTTTACTTCCTTCACAGCATTTGCAGGACAGGCCAAATGTGAGGCCAATTGTATTTCAAGCATGGGTAAATCATTGAAATGGTCACCGCAAGCCATGGAATTTTTAGGACTTATTCCCAGAAGCCGCTGGATCTGCTTCAAAGCCGATCCCTTATGAAAGTCTTTGTGGGCAAAACGAAAATAAACAAAATTGCGGTGGTAAGTTAAAAAAGGCATATTTTGCAGTTTTTGATCTATATACAAAGAGATCTGATCAGCCTCCTGGTTACTGGAAGCTTCAACTTCAATAGGCGACCACGATGAACTATGAATTGTGGCCTTTGTATGAAGAATTAAGTAGTTGGCAAGTTCTTCAAAGAAAAACCCTATGGAATCAAATAAAATTTTATGTGAGTTTCTGCATTTGAGATTCCACTCTTCGTGAGGAAAAATCTGAAGGCCTTGGACTTTAAATATTTCTTTTTCGTAAAGAACAACCCAATCTGGTAAAAAGGGGATTTGGAGCCTGTTCAATTCTTCAAAAAGACTTTCCCAGCTTCTTCCTGTATTGATTACCCATACAAAAGTATCCTGCTTTTTTTTCTTATGGAGCAATTCATAAAACTCTGTGGCAATTTTTCTTTCCTCTCCAACAGAAAGGAGTGTGCCATCGAAATCAGTACAAAAAAGAAATGGAGTTCTCACACTGTTTTTTCTTTATGTGGTTGATTGTTGTTCAGCCCAATTGTCCATCCCTAATTCATAGGCATTTTTGCCAAAAAAAAAAATAGCAGAGTGGTTTGCATACTATATTGCTATGTTTAAAAAAAGTTTCAAAGAAATTCACTTGTTTTTAGAGAATAATTGCCTTGAAAGGCTCGTAGATAGCCCTAAGTGAGAGTATTTTCTATTTTCGAATTCTCAATGTGCTTTATTGGGTGGTTTGGGCAGCTTGGGATCTAGATCGTACGAAGATAGTCGTAAGGGATATGTAAACAATGGATGCCAATCAACTCTTACCCTCTGTAGCTTTTGTTCTCCCATGGGTTGGTGATCCAGATTGCTTTCTAAATGGAAAAACCCTTGATATTGTGATGTCCAACTCCACCGATGGATTCGGATAAGCTGGCAGAAACAGGAGGCAGTGCTTCTGTGTCTGGATAAAGAAAATTTAGATGACTAAAGCTTTACAGGAGTAAATCTGGAAAAATGATTTATTAAAAAAATCAAAAAATATATGAAATAGATTATAAAATCTTTTTTCTTATATAATTTTTTATTTTTTTATAAGTTATTTAATAACTTTTTAATAACAAATAAATTATAAATATCATTTTCGTAACAATATCTCCACATATTTGCCATAATAAATTCACATAAAGTTTCATGATTTTGTGTTATTTTTCATTAAACTTGCTGAACGATTATTCAAAATCTTGCTTGTTCTTAGTCAAATAGAGCGAATAAAAGGATTTTGGGTAGTATATTTTTAATAAGGAACTATTAGAAAAGGTATTTATATGATTGAGTTTTTTTTCAAGGGTGGCCCTGTGATGTGGCCGATATTAATCCTTGGACTAGTGACTTTAGCAGCGCTATTGGAAAGGGTTTTTTTCTATCTTGCCGAACAGAGCGTAAGGAATCCGAAACTTATACAAAAGATCTTTGAACTGACTGAAAAGGGAAAGTACGAAGAAGCTATAGCGATAGGTGAAAAATCAAAATATGTTGTGGCGCAAGTGCTGGTGGAAGGCTTAAGGCATAGAAATAGCATGCCTGTGGATGCAATGATAGAAGCGGCTAGCGCTCAGATAGAGAAGTATTCTCGTGGGCTTGTGATTCTTGATACGGCTGTAACCCTTGGACCTCTTTTAGGACTGCTGGGGACGGTAACGGGGATGATGCATGCTTTTAGTATTGTTGGTACTGGAGAAATAGCAGGCAAACAAGCGGCAATCACCGGAGGCGTAGCCGAATCTCTCAT
Coding sequences within:
- a CDS encoding class I SAM-dependent methyltransferase → MSTYSIYNSVIKKIEQRIDLSSKKQLLDIGSGKGELIRLVKEKWDLSTFACDYTDKWMEVKNQKVEVVDLNTDPLPYSDNSFDIITCTEVVEHLNNYRKLLQEMYRVLKPQGLVVISTPNLVNLKSRMRFFSFGFWNLFGPLPFDRIQREDTDGHISPVHFFYLVHGLHEAGFSKIEISVDKYQRSSMIALSFFYLPIKFFGAISFFKEQAKYRTIQKENLPYVTLVNTLDLMLGRTVIATGMKLYDR
- a CDS encoding glycosyltransferase family 4 protein → MMNPLRIAIVTMEYGYEGGAERFVWQVTERISRLPFIEVNLFAARWKETNPRIICHKVPILKIGRCSTRLSFCWNAHQMVQNGKYDLVHCHDLVANCDVITFGVPHLFWVKEIQKKNMLSPYNHLIRWLEKKTLYSKTLSWILPNSQRAKTAFAQYYPDLLSKVQVVSPGVEFDRFCQDRDRAELREKILNRFGWHPQHLLGLFVGNNWKLKGLPQICLGIAEAKKKGLIINLLVVGRGDHEAMGSFLRAKGIANQVGFIGLVSEEIENFYKAADFLILLSQFESFGMVVLEAMASALPVILSADIGAWDVAIEGVNALKIVNAEDPQEIAMAYSKLSDPLVRKTMGHNARETAKKYDWSKVAEATLRIYSLVLKEKKLVQQSDRIIRNVGLSMD
- a CDS encoding HAD family hydrolase; protein product: MRTPFLFCTDFDGTLLSVGEERKIATEFYELLHKKKKQDTFVWVINTGRSWESLFEELNRLQIPFLPDWVVLYEKEIFKVQGLQIFPHEEWNLKCRNSHKILFDSIGFFFEELANYLILHTKATIHSSSWSPIEVEASSNQEADQISLYIDQKLQNMPFLTYHRNFVYFRFAHKDFHKGSALKQIQRLLGISPKNSMACGDHFNDLPMLEIQLASHLACPANAVKEVKEKVIKQGGYVAKKEASLGITEALLKIEEKFDFSPCSIQRS
- a CDS encoding MotA/TolQ/ExbB proton channel family protein, with product MIEFFFKGGPVMWPILILGLVTLAALLERVFFYLAEQSVRNPKLIQKIFELTEKGKYEEAIAIGEKSKYVVAQVLVEGLRHRNSMPVDAMIEAASAQIEKYSRGLVILDTAVTLGPLLGLLGTVTGMMHAFSIVGTGEIAGKQAAITGGVAESLIAVSFGLAIAIIAIIPLNFFNARTEKVRREIEGYCTRLEMILKKSLKVNNQRLDMEMVR